A region of Pirellulales bacterium DNA encodes the following proteins:
- the groES gene encoding co-chaperone GroES: protein MANLRLRPLDDRVVVQPIEAEERTAGGIVLPETAKEKPQRGKVLSIGPGKLTDSGDRGALSVAVGDEVIFGKYSGSDVEIDGQEVKILRETDILAKVLA from the coding sequence ATGGCCAATTTGCGTTTACGTCCCCTTGATGATCGCGTTGTGGTCCAACCCATCGAAGCGGAAGAACGGACCGCGGGGGGCATCGTTCTGCCCGAGACCGCCAAGGAAAAGCCCCAGCGTGGCAAAGTGTTGTCCATCGGTCCCGGCAAACTGACCGACAGCGGCGACCGCGGCGCTCTTTCGGTGGCCGTGGGGGATGAGGTGATCTTTGGCAAGTATTCCGGCAGTGATGTCGAGATCGACGGCCAAGAAGTTAAAATCCTGCGCGAGACCGACATCCTGGCCAAGGTTTTGGCCTAA
- the groL gene encoding chaperonin GroEL (60 kDa chaperone family; promotes refolding of misfolded polypeptides especially under stressful conditions; forms two stacked rings of heptamers to form a barrel-shaped 14mer; ends can be capped by GroES; misfolded proteins enter the barrel where they are refolded when GroES binds) — MVFDDEARLPLLAGASKLARAVRSTLGPRGRNAVLDKGWGSPKVTKDGVTVAEDIELSDPYENLGAQLIKEAASKTNDVAGDGTTTATVLAEAIFREGLKMIAAGADPMALQRGITKAVVAVSEAVLKMATPIDDKSKKEIMQVATIAGNNDPTIGEVLADAFLKVGKDGVITIEEGKQAETTVEIVEGMQFDRGYLSPHFVTNQDEQTVELENAYVLIYEEKISNAKALVPLLEAISKSGKPLLIIAEDVEGEALATLVVNKLRGILQVCAVKAPGYGDRRKAILGDLAVLTGATAIYKDLGIQLESVKLTDLGRAKKFHITSENTTVISGAGKKDDIDGRAQQIRQEIEKTDSDYDREKLQERLAKLAGGVAQINCGAATETEMKERKYLLEDAKSATQAALEEGIVPGGGVALIRCEKSLDKLNLEGDEAHGAKIIRNVLDMPLRCIADNAGVDGAVVVNRVRQLKDKNEGYDADKDAYTDLIKAGVIDPAKVVRTALQNAASVAGLLLTTESLITEVPSEDKGGGDHDHHDHGMGGMGGGMGGMGGMGGMGGMGGMM; from the coding sequence ATGGTTTTTGATGATGAGGCCCGCCTGCCGCTGCTTGCCGGGGCTTCCAAACTGGCCCGCGCTGTCCGCAGCACTCTTGGTCCCCGGGGCCGCAACGCCGTTCTGGACAAAGGTTGGGGCTCACCCAAGGTGACAAAGGATGGTGTCACCGTGGCAGAGGATATCGAACTGTCCGACCCGTATGAAAATCTGGGGGCACAGCTGATCAAGGAAGCTGCCAGTAAGACCAATGATGTCGCCGGTGATGGCACCACCACGGCTACCGTTTTGGCCGAGGCCATTTTTCGCGAAGGACTAAAAATGATCGCCGCCGGGGCCGACCCGATGGCTCTACAGCGCGGCATTACCAAGGCCGTGGTCGCTGTCAGTGAAGCCGTACTGAAAATGGCGACTCCAATCGATGATAAAAGCAAAAAAGAGATCATGCAGGTTGCCACAATTGCCGGCAACAACGACCCCACCATTGGCGAAGTTCTGGCCGACGCCTTCTTAAAGGTGGGCAAGGATGGCGTGATCACGATCGAAGAAGGCAAGCAAGCCGAAACGACCGTGGAAATCGTGGAAGGGATGCAGTTTGATCGCGGCTACCTCTCTCCCCACTTTGTGACCAACCAGGACGAACAGACTGTTGAACTGGAAAACGCCTACGTTTTGATTTACGAAGAAAAAATTTCCAATGCCAAGGCCCTGGTGCCCTTGCTGGAGGCCATCAGCAAATCCGGCAAGCCGCTGCTGATCATTGCCGAAGATGTCGAAGGGGAAGCTCTGGCGACACTGGTCGTTAATAAACTGCGCGGGATTCTGCAGGTCTGCGCCGTTAAGGCTCCCGGCTACGGCGACCGCCGCAAGGCTATCCTGGGCGATCTGGCCGTGCTAACCGGCGCGACCGCCATTTATAAGGACCTGGGCATTCAACTGGAATCAGTCAAGCTGACCGACCTGGGCCGGGCCAAAAAGTTCCATATCACCAGCGAAAACACCACTGTCATCAGCGGTGCTGGCAAAAAGGACGACATCGATGGGCGTGCCCAACAGATTCGCCAGGAAATCGAGAAGACCGACAGCGACTATGATCGCGAAAAGCTGCAGGAACGATTGGCCAAATTGGCCGGTGGTGTCGCCCAAATCAATTGCGGCGCGGCGACCGAGACCGAAATGAAGGAACGCAAGTACCTGCTGGAAGACGCCAAGTCCGCCACGCAGGCCGCGCTAGAGGAAGGGATTGTTCCTGGTGGCGGCGTGGCGCTCATTCGCTGCGAAAAGTCTCTCGACAAATTGAATCTGGAAGGGGATGAAGCCCACGGAGCCAAGATCATCCGCAATGTGCTGGACATGCCTCTGCGATGCATCGCCGACAATGCCGGCGTGGATGGCGCTGTGGTCGTGAACCGAGTGCGTCAGTTAAAGGACAAGAATGAAGGTTATGACGCCGACAAAGACGCCTACACCGACCTGATCAAGGCTGGCGTCATCGACCCCGCCAAGGTAGTTCGCACGGCCCTGCAAAACGCCGCTAGCGTCGCGGGACTTTTGCTCACCACCGAATCCCTGATTACCGAAGTCCCCTCCGAAGACAAAGGGGGTGGCGACCATGACCATCATGACCACGGCATGGGCGGAATGGGGGGCGGCATGGGAGGAATGGGTGGCATGGGCGGGATGGGTGGCATGGGCGGCATGATGTAA
- a CDS encoding M42 family metallopeptidase translates to MDAAPFEFLERLLNTPSPSGYEQQIQAVVREYALPFADEIRTDLHGNVILAKNPAAPLRVMLAGHCDQIGFLVQYIDNEGYIYFQTIGGWDPQNLIGHRLTIWTESGPVPGIIARKAIHLLTEEERKQVAKLKDLWIDIGAKDKAETESLVKVGDPITLQLGLQKMRGNIANSPAMDDKTGLWVVVEALRRAAAHPLKVALFSVSTVQEEIGLRGAQTAAYSIDPQVGIAVDVTHATDCPTVEKKQEGDVAIGKGPVVFRGPNMNHQVVQRLLDGALRREIPIQRAGMGRASPTDANALQVNKAGVAAGLVSIPNRYMHSAVELVSLDDLDRAADLLAEFVLGLNGDEDFTP, encoded by the coding sequence ATGGATGCCGCCCCTTTCGAGTTTTTAGAACGCCTGCTGAACACGCCCAGCCCTTCGGGGTATGAGCAGCAAATACAAGCGGTGGTACGGGAGTATGCCCTTCCGTTTGCGGATGAAATTCGCACGGATTTGCATGGAAATGTCATTTTGGCCAAAAACCCCGCCGCGCCGCTGCGGGTGATGCTGGCGGGGCATTGCGACCAGATCGGCTTTTTGGTGCAGTATATTGATAACGAGGGTTACATTTACTTTCAGACCATTGGGGGCTGGGACCCGCAAAACCTGATCGGGCACCGCTTGACCATTTGGACCGAAAGCGGCCCTGTCCCGGGCATTATCGCCCGCAAAGCGATCCATTTGCTCACCGAGGAAGAACGCAAGCAAGTCGCCAAGCTTAAGGACTTGTGGATCGATATCGGGGCTAAGGACAAGGCCGAAACCGAATCCCTGGTTAAGGTCGGCGACCCCATCACCCTGCAACTGGGCCTGCAAAAAATGCGGGGAAACATCGCGAATTCTCCCGCAATGGATGATAAAACTGGCCTGTGGGTGGTGGTGGAAGCCCTCCGCCGGGCGGCCGCGCATCCGCTGAAAGTCGCGCTTTTTAGCGTGAGCACCGTGCAGGAGGAAATCGGCCTAAGGGGTGCGCAAACCGCCGCTTACAGCATCGACCCGCAGGTGGGGATTGCCGTGGATGTGACCCACGCGACAGACTGCCCCACGGTCGAGAAAAAGCAAGAAGGGGATGTGGCGATTGGCAAGGGACCGGTCGTGTTTCGCGGCCCCAACATGAATCATCAGGTGGTCCAGCGGCTGCTGGATGGCGCATTAAGGCGTGAAATTCCTATCCAGCGAGCGGGAATGGGGCGTGCTAGCCCGACCGACGCCAACGCGCTGCAAGTGAACAAAGCGGGCGTGGCGGCGGGGTTGGTCAGCATTCCCAACCGTTACATGCATAGCGCGGTTGAACTTGTATCGCTGGATGATCTGGACCGCGCGGCAGATTTGCTGGCGGAATTTGTACTGGGTCTGAACGGGGACGAGGATTTTACACCGTGA
- a CDS encoding homoserine dehydrogenase: protein MTKSTAVALVGMGTVGSGVARLLLEEAPRIGQRAGQRLTLKHVVVSDGEKPRSVTLPAGVLSTKLEKITADPEVSVVAHLVGGLEPARSIMLALLESGKDVVTANKALLAEHGPEIFDRARALGRSIAFDAAVGGGIPIITNVSQCLSANQILSLTGILNGTSNFILTQMEEAGANYADAVAEAQKLGFAEADPTMDVDGSDATQKIAILAHLAFGARIDWRKIARTGINTLEVADLAYARELGYRIKLVAGAYLRSNRLEIHVSPTLVKIGSPLAEVRGANNAIAVEGDAVGRLLFHGLGAGQMPTASAVLADMIDMVNGRAKITFNTLELWKQQEATISAVDFAQATGRFYIRLSVADQPGVLAEITSILGKNLVSIASVIQHDAGSAGVVPLVIMTHTATEGAISTAIAEIGKLNSLKAKPVRMRVLV, encoded by the coding sequence ATGACCAAGTCGACCGCTGTGGCCCTGGTGGGCATGGGAACCGTAGGCAGCGGCGTGGCTCGATTGCTGCTCGAGGAAGCCCCGCGCATCGGCCAGCGCGCCGGCCAGCGACTGACGCTCAAGCACGTGGTCGTCAGCGATGGAGAAAAACCCCGCAGCGTCACTTTGCCCGCGGGGGTGCTTTCTACAAAACTGGAAAAAATCACCGCCGATCCAGAGGTCTCCGTCGTCGCGCATTTAGTCGGTGGCCTAGAACCCGCGCGTTCCATCATGTTGGCGCTGCTTGAAAGTGGTAAAGACGTGGTTACCGCTAATAAAGCCCTTTTAGCCGAACATGGGCCGGAAATTTTTGACCGCGCCCGGGCGTTGGGCCGGTCGATCGCCTTTGACGCGGCGGTCGGGGGGGGAATCCCCATTATCACCAACGTCAGCCAGTGCCTAAGCGCGAATCAGATTCTGTCCCTCACGGGAATTCTCAACGGCACCAGCAATTTTATCCTGACTCAAATGGAGGAAGCTGGCGCGAACTATGCCGATGCCGTGGCCGAGGCCCAAAAGCTGGGCTTTGCCGAGGCGGACCCCACGATGGATGTGGATGGGAGCGACGCCACACAAAAAATCGCTATCCTGGCGCATTTGGCGTTCGGAGCACGGATCGATTGGCGAAAAATCGCCCGGACTGGCATTAATACGCTGGAAGTGGCGGACCTGGCCTACGCGCGCGAATTGGGATATCGGATCAAACTGGTGGCGGGGGCGTATTTGCGCAGCAATCGGCTGGAAATTCACGTTTCGCCGACCTTAGTAAAAATTGGCAGTCCGCTGGCTGAAGTGCGCGGGGCTAATAACGCCATCGCCGTTGAAGGGGACGCGGTGGGAAGGCTGTTATTTCATGGTTTGGGGGCGGGACAAATGCCGACCGCGAGCGCGGTCCTGGCCGATATGATCGACATGGTCAATGGCCGGGCCAAGATCACGTTTAACACGTTGGAGTTGTGGAAGCAGCAAGAGGCGACAATTTCGGCCGTGGACTTTGCCCAAGCGACCGGACGGTTTTATATTCGGCTGAGCGTGGCCGACCAACCGGGAGTTTTGGCGGAAATTACGTCCATCTTGGGCAAAAACCTAGTTTCCATCGCCAGTGTCATCCAGCATGACGCGGGCTCGGCGGGGGTGGTGCCGTTGGTCATCATGACCCATACGGCGACCGAAGGGGCAATTTCCACGGCGATCGCGGAGATCGGTAAATTAAACAGCCTCAAGGCCAAGCCTGTGCGGATGCGCGTGCTGGTGTGA